The nucleotide sequence GCCGGGCCCGGCGGCTACGGCGGCCATGGCGGCCATGGCGGACAAGGCGGGCACGGCGGCCAAGCCGGCTCCCAGGGACACGGCCAATAGGCCAGGAGGACCAGTCACATGTTCGGAAAACTCACCCTCGCCGCCGTCCCCTACCATGATCCCATCGTCATGGGCGCGGTGGTCGGTTCGCTTTTAGGCGCGCTGGCCGTTCTGGGGCTCATCACCTACCTGAAGAAATGGCCGTACCTCTGGTGCGAGTGGCTCACCAGCGTGGACCACAAGAAAATCGGCATCATGTACATCATCTTGTCGCTGATCATGCTGCTGCGCGGTTTTTCTGACGCCATCATGATGCGGGCCCAGCAGGCCATGGCCGTGGGGGCGTCCCCGGGCTTTTTGCCGCCTGACCACTTCAACCAGGTGTTTTCGGCCCACGGCACCATCATGATCCTGTTCATGGCCATGCCGTTTCTCTCGGGCCTGATGAACATCGTCATCCCCCAGCAGATCGGCGCGCGCGACGTCGCCTTTCCCTTTCTCAACGCCGTGAGCCTGTGGCTGTCCGTGGCCGGGGCGCTTTTGGTCATGGTCTCCCTTGGCGTGGGCGAATTCTCCAAGGCCGGCTGGTCGGGCTATACGCCGCTGACCGAACTGGCCTACAGCCCGGACACCGGCGTGGACTACTGGCTGTGGTCCATCCAGATATCCGGCGTCGGCACGCTGTTAACCGGCATCAACTTCCTGGTGACCATCATCAAGATGCGCGCCCCGGGCATGACGCTCATGCGCATGCCGCTGTTCACCTGGACGGCGCTTCTCACCAACATCCTGATTATCTTCGCCTTCCCCATGCTCACCGCCGCGCTGTTCATGCTGTCCCTGGACCGCTATCTCGGGATGCACTTTTTCACCAACGATCTTGGCGGCAACACGATGATGTACATCAACCTCTTCTGGACCTGGGGCCATCCGGAAGTCTACATCGTCATCCTGCCGGCCTTTGGCATCTACTCCGAAGTGGTGGCCACCTTCTCCAGAAAGCGCATCTTCGGCTACACCTCCCTGGTCTACGCCACGGCCGTCATCATGTTCCTGTCGTTTGCCGTCTGGGCTCACCATTTCTTCACCATGGGCACCAGCGCCAACGTCAACATCTTCTTCGGCATTTCCACCATGGTCATCGCCATCCCCACGGGCGTGAAAGTCTTCAACTGGCTTTTCACCATGTACAAGGGCCGGGTGCGCATGACCACGCCCATGCTCTGGACCATCGGCTTTTTGACCACCTTTGTGCTCGGCGGCCTTACCGGCGTGCTCATGTCCATCCCGCCTGCCGACTACGTGCTGCACAACAGCCTGTTTCTCATCGCCCACTTCCACAACATGCTGATTCCCGGGACGCTTTTCGGGTTCCTGGCCGGTTTCGCCTACTGGTTCCCCAAGGCCACGGGCTTCAAACTGGACGAAACCTGGGGCAAGCGCTCGTTTTGGTGCTGGCTCATCGGCTTTTACATGTCCTTCGTGCCGCTCTACGTGCTGGGCTTCATGGGCATGCCCCGGCGGATGCAGCACTATGACAACCCGGCCTGGCAGCTGCCGCTGATTATCGCCGCCGTGGGTACGCTCATTATCGCCGCCGGCATCGGCTGCATGCTCATGCAGTTGTTCGTGAGCTTCATGAAGCGCAAGGCCAACGCCGACACGACCGGCGACCCCTGGGACGGCCGCACCCTGGAATGGGCCACGGCCTCGCCCCCGGCCGTGTACAACTTCGCCGTCATCCCCGAGGTGCACGACATCGACGCCTTCTGGGACATGAAGGAGCGCGGCGTGGCCTACGCCCGCCCCGATCATTACGAGGACATCGTCATGCCGAAAAACTCCTGGCACGGCTTTGTCCTGGGCGTGGTCGCCTTTGTCTTCGGCTTCGCCGTCATCTGGCACATCTGGTGGCTGGCGGCGGTAACGACCCTGGGCATGATCGCCGTGGTCACGGCCCGGGGCTGCGCCGACGACCTGTTCATGGTCATCCCGGCCGAGGAAGTGGCCCGCATCGAGGACGCGCGCGTCCGGCCGGCGCTGCCCGGATCGACCGGCTCATAAAGACCCAAGCCAACGGCCCAAAGCCTTGTTGGAGGAACGCATGACGACAGCGCAAACGGCCCATCTCCCGGGCGCGCCCGGCCACGAGGCCCATGGCGGCAATGGCAGCCATGACATGGGCGAGATCCAGGCCTTCGGGTTCTGGCTCTACCTGATGAGCGATCTCATCGTCTTCTCGGCCCTTTTCGCCACCTATGTGGTCATGGCCCACAACTACGCCGGCGGACCCACGCCCAAGGACCTCTTCGAGCTGCCGGCCGTGCTCGTGGAAACCATGCTGCTTTTAACCAGCAGCGCGGCCTACGGCCTGGCCATGGTCGCCATGCACAAGGGCGACCTGCGCTCCGTGCGCCTGGGGCTTGTGGCCGCTTTTGCCCTGGGGCTGGGGTTTCTGGTCATGGAACTGGCCGAGTTCCACCATTTTATCGGGATCGGGGCCGGCCCGGACCGTAGCGGCTTTCTCTCGGCCTTTTTCACCCTGGTCGGCACCCACGGCCTGCACGTGACCTTTGGCCTGCTGTGGATCGTGGTCATGCTGGCCCAGCTTGCGTCCAAGGGCCTCACCGCCCCGGTCAAGGGGCGGCTTACCCGCCTGGGCATGTTCTGGCATTTTCTCGACATCGTCTGGATCGGCGTTTTCACCGTCGTCTACCTGCTGGGGGTCGTGCAATGAGCCACTCGCCAACCGACAACGCCGGCGCGGCCGTGGGCACGGTCAAGTCCTACGCCCTGGGATTCGCCGCTTCCGTCGTCTTGACGCTTGTGTCCTTTGGCCTGGTCATGGGCGGGGCCTTGCCGCGCCTGCCGCTGATCCTGGCCCTTTTCGCCCTGGCCGTGATCCAGCTTTTCGTGCAGCTGCGCTATTTCCTGCACGTGGACCGGTCGTCGGCCATGTACTGGAACCTCATGGCGCTGCTTTTCACCTTCTTCCTCATGTTCCTGTTCATCGGCGGTTCCATCTGGATCATGTACGGCCTGCACGAGCGGATGTAAGCGGAGGCGGGGTGGGTTTTCGGGATTTTGTCGGCGTGGCCAAGCCGTGGCTGACGGCGGCTAATCTGGTCACGGCCGGGGCCGGGTTTTTCCTGGGTTGCGGCGGGGCCGTGGCCTGGGGCACGTTTTTCGCGGCCCTGGCCGGCATCGGGCTGGTGGTGGCCTCGGGTTGCGTCGCCAACAACGGCATCGACAGCCGCCTGGACCGGGCCATGGCCCGCACGCGCGGCCGGGCCATGGCCGCCGGCCGGATGCCGCTTTGGGTCGGCCTGGCCTACGCCGCCGTTCTGGGTTTTTTCGGCACGGCCGTGCTGGCCGTTTGGACGACGCCGGCCACGGTCGCCGTCACCCTGGGCGGCTTCGTGGTCTATGTCGGGGTCTACAGCGCCTGGCTCAAGCGCCGCTCGCCGGCCAGCACCGTGGTCGGCAGCCTGGCCGGCGCGGCCCCGCCGCTCGCCGCCTATTGCGCTGCCGGGGGAGACTTGGACCTTGGCGCGGTCATGGTGCTGACCCTTTTTTGCCTGTGGCAGGTGCCCCATTCCTACGCCGTGACCCTGCACCGCTTTGACGACTATGCCGCCGCCGGCCTGCCGGTGCTGCCGGTCAGGCAAGGCTTTGACGCCACGCGCCGCCACATCGTCTGGCACATCGCCGCCTTTGTCCTGGCCGCCGTGTTGTTGGGTGTGCTCGGCTACGCCGGCCAGGCCTATCTGGCCGTGGCTACGGTTTCGGGCGCGTGCTGGCTGGCCGTGGCCCTGCACGGCTACAGTGACGCCTTGGCCCGTGGCTGGGGCCGGCGGGTCTATCTCGCCTCCATCGTGGTGGTCTGCCTGCTGGCCCTGGCCCTGGCCCTGGACCCGGCCAAGCGCGGTGATGCGGGCGACAGTCTGGCCGACGCCCCGACCGCCCAAAGCTGATCGCCCCTTGACGGCCCGCCCGTCCCGGCGCTAGAGAGAAACCGCCTTAATAATCCGTTTCGCGTGACTGGCGAGAACAGTGGGACACCACGAGGAAGCGCGAAACCTGCCATAGCCGCTCGCCTGGGCTGCGTCGTCACCGACGCCAACCTTCCCGACCAGGAGGAGCCCATGCGCGCGTTCTACGATCTCCTTTCCGCCACCGATCCCGAAGTGTTCGCCACCCTTGCCGGCGAGGAAAACCGCCAACGCTTGGGCATCGAACTCATTCCGTCCGAGAACTACACCTATCCCGAAGTGCTGGCCGCCCTCGGCAGCGTGTTTACCAACAAGTACTCCGAAGGCTACCCCGGTCGGCGCTACTACGGCGGCCAGGAGTTCACGGACCAGATCGAGAATCTGGCCCGGCAGCGGGCTTGCGCGGTCTTTGGCTGCGAGCACGCCAACGTCCAGCCCCTGTCCGGCTCGCCCATGAACCAGGCCGTATACCTCGGTCTGCTGGAGCCGGGCGACACGATTCTCGCCATGGACCTGTCCCACGGCGGCCATCTCACCCACGGCGCGCCGGTCTCCCACATGGGGCGGCTTTTCAACTTCGTGCGCTACAAGACCAATCCCGGCGACGGGGCCATCGACTTCGACGTGGTGCGCGCCCTGGCCCGGGAGCATAAACCCCGGCTCGTGCTGTGCGGCTACACCTCCTACCCCCGCGACCTCGACTACGCGGCGTTTAAGGCCATCGCCGACGAGGTCGGGGCCTACACCATGTGCGACGCCTCGCACTATGCCGGGCTGGTGGCCGGCGGCGTCATGCGCAATCCCTTTGACGCGGGCTTCGACGTGGTGACCACCACCTCCCACAAATCCTTGCGCGGTCCGCGCGGCGGCATGATCCTGTGCCGCAAGGCGCTTGGTCCGGCCATCGACAAGTCGGTGTTCCCGGGCTTGCAGGGCGGGCCGCACATGAACGTCATCGCCGGCATCGCCATCACCCTGGGCAAGGCGCTCGCCCCGGAGTTCAAGGTTTACGCCGCCCAGGTGCTGGCCAACGCCCGCCGTCTGGGCGCGGAGCTGGCTGGGCGCGGCGTGTCGCTTATCACGGGCGGCACGGACAACCACATGCTGGTGGCCAACACCCAGGCGAGCTTCGGCCTGGACGGGCGCACGGCCGAGGAGTTGCTCGACGAGGCCGGGCTGACCACCAACAAGCAGATCATCCCGGACGATCCCAACCCGCCGCTTAGGCCCTCGGGCATCCGCCTGGGCACGCCGGCGGCCACCACGCGCGGCATGGGCGAGGCGGAGATGGTCAAGCTCGCCGGCTGGATCGCCGAGGTTTTGGCCAGCCCGACCGACGCGGCCAAGCGCGCCGCCGTGCGGGCGGAAGTGGCGCAGCTGTGCGGACGGTTTCCGGTGCCGGGGCTGGAGTAGGGGAGAGGGCGGAATAACGGCAGCGGGCGAGGCCGGAGGCGGGCCTGCTGATCCCATTTCACAGGGCCTTGGGTAGGACAGCCCGCACCCTGTCCTTTTGCGGGCCGCATCCTGCCCGAATGTGATTCAAAATTCCCTCGTTATCCTGTAGGGTTGGCCAAGAGGTTCTCCAACCCGGTTGTCCAAATGAAAAAGGGGATAGGTCGAATACGGCCTATCCCCTTGAAATATATGGTCGGGGCGAGGTGATTTGAACACCCGGCATCCTGCTCCCAAAGCCGCACTGGCCGTCTGTATCCTTTGAAATGATTGATGATTTCTTGGTGTGGGATAAGCCCCGTCGGACAAAAGCGATCTTCTCCAGGACATTCCCGATTCTCCAAAAGTTATCCAAATCCAGCGGTTATCCGGGCTGGAGAACCATATTTCCGCGTTATCAGGTAGGAAATATTGGGCCAGAGGAACAGGGACATATGGGACGCATTTTTCGCATCCTCTGCAGAAAAGGAGCGGGGCTGGGGGCGGTGAGCTGGTCGGATCCCCAGGGGACACATGGAACCCAAATTTTATTCTGTGTAAATTGTTCGCGCGATCCTTGTGACAAAAAGCCTCTGGCAAACGTATAGGAATAAAAGAGCTCCAGGCAATTTATGAACTACGATGACGAAACACAGCTTATCGAAGACATCCTTGATGGGGAGGCCGCCGCGTACGCCGTGTTGGTTCGTCGTTACCAGTCGCCGATTCATGGACTCATGTCGCGCATGTGCCGCAATCCCGAAGATGCCAGCGACCTGACCCAGGAAGCCTTTGTCGTGGCTTACGAAAAACTCGAAAAGTTCAAGGTTGGGGCGCGGTTTTTCCCCTGGCTTTACACGCTCAGTCTCAATATTGCGCGCGACCATCTCCGCAAGCAGGGGCGCGTGGAAATACCGGCGTCTGCGTTACATGATGGTTTCATGGAGAACATACAGGATGAAACAGCGGATGATGCTCTGATCGAAAAGATCGATAGTGAAAAGCTTTTCGCTGCAATGGACGCGCTCGGCCTGGAAACGAGGGAAGTGTTGATCCTGCGCTACCAAGAGGGCTTGTCCATTCAAGATATCGCGGATGCCCTGAAAATATCGGTGAGCGCCGTCAAAATGCGCATTTCCCGGGGGCTTGAACGATTGCGCGTAATATTTGTGGATTCCATCGGTGGGCAAGAAGCATGAACAAGAAAAATGAGGAACAAGCGGCGCGGGACTTACAACGCTTGGCCGGTGCCATTGCTGGCCTGCCGCGATCGGATCTCCCGGAACGGCTTTTGCCGCAGATCATGGCCCGCATTGGCCCCAAAGAACCATCTCCTTCGCGTCGATGCTGGAGATGGGTGCAGCGGTGGTTGCGTCGCTCCCGGGGAGTCGCCATTGGTGGCGCGACAGCTTTTGCCGTGGCAATGCTGATTTGGTCGGCAAGCACCTCCATGCGTCATACTTCCCAACCCACTTCGCCTACTGGGAAGGAGGTCGCATCGGAATCGACTGGATGGCGACTTGCCGGCAGCGGAGCCGGACAGGCAAAGGAAGTCACTTTTGTGGCGCGGTTCCCCGGCGCGCAGCAAGTGGCCGTGATCGGCTCCTTTAATGACTGGATGCCTGGGCGTCACGTCATGCACAAGGCCCTGGGAAGTGATGTCTTCTCACTGACAGTCAACTTGCCTTCCGGGCGGTATGTTTATGCTTTCCTCGTGGACGGCACGCTCCTGGAGACGGATTCCAGCGCTTTGCTTCAGGAAGACGACGGGTTTGGCCATACCAACTCTGTCCTTATCATTGAGGATGACAACGGCCGCCAGCAGGCAGGGGAACGTCATGCTCGTCCGCTTTAATCTTTTGATTGCGGGAGTTGTCCTTGCCATGACCTGTATCTGGCCCTCTGCGGGCTTATCAGAAGACCGCGTGGGACTCGTTGAAGCGATGGAGGCCGCGAGGACCGCCGGCCTCTCGCGAGTCGATATCGATCGCGTCTTGGGGTTTGGCTACCGTTTTGGGTTAAGCGAATCTGATACGGCGGTTTTTCTTATGATCGGGGGCAAGGCTTCGTCCTCAGGAGGCAACACGGCCTTCGTGATGGACAAGATTGAAGAGGGGTTGGCCAAGCATGTCCCGATTTCTCGCATTGAAGAGGCCGTACGGAACCAGCTTGAGGATTTTGCCTTCGCTCAGTGGCAGCTGGCAAACCGTCCTGGAGTGACAGCAGCTTTGAACGAGCGTTTGGCCCAGACGTTACGCATGGGGCTCTCACGGGGCGATATTGATATCTGTCTCTCCCACCCCGATCATTCGGCGCAGCAAGTCGTTTTGACTGCGGAATTTATGGCGGCCGTGCGTCAAGCCGGACTCCCTCCCGCCCTAGGGAACAGTTTGGTTGCACAAGTGCTTGAAGCCAAAAATTTTCCCTCTGGGCTTTTGGATATAGCAAGGTTCGTTCGCGATGCGAAGCAGGGTGGCAATCTCGATGCCTTGGTGGCGGAAGATGCTGCCAAGGTGATCACGGGAGATATGAGCGTTGCTCAGGCGCGACGAGCACTGGGCTTGGCTTCAGCAGACGGGGCATCAATCGCCGGCAGTGGCCAGGGCAAGTCTGCTGGCGCAGGTGTTGGTTCGGGTAAAGGGTATGGGCAGGGGAGTGGGAACGGTGGCGGAAATAGCTCTGGGGGCGGTTCGAGAGGAAGCGGCTCCGGCGGCAGTGGCGGGGGCGGCGGTGGTTCGGGTAGCGGCGGAGGAAGAGGGGGCGGTGGTGGCCGAAATTGAAAGTTAATATGGCAAGTGATTTTCGCGCAAAAAAAATGAAACCTAGGTGACCAAATTCTCGTCTCCCTCGTATATCAATATAAATAGCGAAAAGGAGGAAGTTATGCTGAGAAAAATGATGATTGTTGTCGCAATGTGTTGTTTTGGATTCATGGCCACAAACGTCTTTGCACAAAATGGTTTCGGCTTTAATGCAGGTGGTTATCAGGGGCAGCTTGCCGGAGGTGCAGGGGTTGGTGGCAACGGAACCTGCCAGTTGGGCAACGGTACGGGCCTTGAACTTGGCCTCATGTTTGGTTTTGGGGATGGTACGGAGCCGAGGCCTCAAGATGGAACGGGTTTTGGCGCGCCGACAAACCGATAATATCTTACTACGAAAGAACTAGCCCCCGCAGTCGTTATTTCGGCAATCGGATCATGGGCGGCCTGTCTCCGGGTGAGGTGGGCCGCTTTCTCGTTGCCGGGCAAAGTGGCTACTCTGAGACGTGACAGTTCAGCTATCACCGGGTGGACAATCTGACAAAGTCCACGTCGCTATCGATTGGATGCGGATGCGGTCGAGATATTCAACAGTGCCGCTCATGAGCTTTGCCTCAAACTGTTCCCGGTTCATCCCAAAGCTACGCCAAGGTTTTCTTGAAAGGTACGCCTCCTCTGACAAGTGCAGCTTTGCCCATGGCTTGGTTTGAGAGTGTGGCATAGCCCTGTTGTTTTCGTTTTAAGTTATTTTTTGACATAAAGTGCCAACGCTTTTTGTGCCAAAAAGTCTTCCCGAGTCATTCCTTTGATTATTTTTCTCTCCTTAAACAATCTCCTGTGTCCTATTTCTTTGACTATCGAC is from Solidesulfovibrio magneticus RS-1 and encodes:
- the cyoE gene encoding heme o synthase produces the protein MGFRDFVGVAKPWLTAANLVTAGAGFFLGCGGAVAWGTFFAALAGIGLVVASGCVANNGIDSRLDRAMARTRGRAMAAGRMPLWVGLAYAAVLGFFGTAVLAVWTTPATVAVTLGGFVVYVGVYSAWLKRRSPASTVVGSLAGAAPPLAAYCAAGGDLDLGAVMVLTLFCLWQVPHSYAVTLHRFDDYAAAGLPVLPVRQGFDATRRHIVWHIAAFVLAAVLLGVLGYAGQAYLAVATVSGACWLAVALHGYSDALARGWGRRVYLASIVVVCLLALALALDPAKRGDAGDSLADAPTAQS
- a CDS encoding RNA polymerase sigma factor; protein product: MNYDDETQLIEDILDGEAAAYAVLVRRYQSPIHGLMSRMCRNPEDASDLTQEAFVVAYEKLEKFKVGARFFPWLYTLSLNIARDHLRKQGRVEIPASALHDGFMENIQDETADDALIEKIDSEKLFAAMDALGLETREVLILRYQEGLSIQDIADALKISVSAVKMRISRGLERLRVIFVDSIGGQEA
- a CDS encoding isoamylase early set domain-containing protein, which gives rise to MNKKNEEQAARDLQRLAGAIAGLPRSDLPERLLPQIMARIGPKEPSPSRRCWRWVQRWLRRSRGVAIGGATAFAVAMLIWSASTSMRHTSQPTSPTGKEVASESTGWRLAGSGAGQAKEVTFVARFPGAQQVAVIGSFNDWMPGRHVMHKALGSDVFSLTVNLPSGRYVYAFLVDGTLLETDSSALLQEDDGFGHTNSVLIIEDDNGRQQAGERHARPL
- the glyA gene encoding serine hydroxymethyltransferase, whose product is MRAFYDLLSATDPEVFATLAGEENRQRLGIELIPSENYTYPEVLAALGSVFTNKYSEGYPGRRYYGGQEFTDQIENLARQRACAVFGCEHANVQPLSGSPMNQAVYLGLLEPGDTILAMDLSHGGHLTHGAPVSHMGRLFNFVRYKTNPGDGAIDFDVVRALAREHKPRLVLCGYTSYPRDLDYAAFKAIADEVGAYTMCDASHYAGLVAGGVMRNPFDAGFDVVTTTSHKSLRGPRGGMILCRKALGPAIDKSVFPGLQGGPHMNVIAGIAITLGKALAPEFKVYAAQVLANARRLGAELAGRGVSLITGGTDNHMLVANTQASFGLDGRTAEELLDEAGLTTNKQIIPDDPNPPLRPSGIRLGTPAATTRGMGEAEMVKLAGWIAEVLASPTDAAKRAAVRAEVAQLCGRFPVPGLE
- the cyoD gene encoding cytochrome o ubiquinol oxidase subunit IV; its protein translation is MSHSPTDNAGAAVGTVKSYALGFAASVVLTLVSFGLVMGGALPRLPLILALFALAVIQLFVQLRYFLHVDRSSAMYWNLMALLFTFFLMFLFIGGSIWIMYGLHERM
- the cyoC gene encoding cytochrome o ubiquinol oxidase subunit III yields the protein MTTAQTAHLPGAPGHEAHGGNGSHDMGEIQAFGFWLYLMSDLIVFSALFATYVVMAHNYAGGPTPKDLFELPAVLVETMLLLTSSAAYGLAMVAMHKGDLRSVRLGLVAAFALGLGFLVMELAEFHHFIGIGAGPDRSGFLSAFFTLVGTHGLHVTFGLLWIVVMLAQLASKGLTAPVKGRLTRLGMFWHFLDIVWIGVFTVVYLLGVVQ
- the cyoB gene encoding cytochrome o ubiquinol oxidase subunit I, giving the protein MFGKLTLAAVPYHDPIVMGAVVGSLLGALAVLGLITYLKKWPYLWCEWLTSVDHKKIGIMYIILSLIMLLRGFSDAIMMRAQQAMAVGASPGFLPPDHFNQVFSAHGTIMILFMAMPFLSGLMNIVIPQQIGARDVAFPFLNAVSLWLSVAGALLVMVSLGVGEFSKAGWSGYTPLTELAYSPDTGVDYWLWSIQISGVGTLLTGINFLVTIIKMRAPGMTLMRMPLFTWTALLTNILIIFAFPMLTAALFMLSLDRYLGMHFFTNDLGGNTMMYINLFWTWGHPEVYIVILPAFGIYSEVVATFSRKRIFGYTSLVYATAVIMFLSFAVWAHHFFTMGTSANVNIFFGISTMVIAIPTGVKVFNWLFTMYKGRVRMTTPMLWTIGFLTTFVLGGLTGVLMSIPPADYVLHNSLFLIAHFHNMLIPGTLFGFLAGFAYWFPKATGFKLDETWGKRSFWCWLIGFYMSFVPLYVLGFMGMPRRMQHYDNPAWQLPLIIAAVGTLIIAAGIGCMLMQLFVSFMKRKANADTTGDPWDGRTLEWATASPPAVYNFAVIPEVHDIDAFWDMKERGVAYARPDHYEDIVMPKNSWHGFVLGVVAFVFGFAVIWHIWWLAAVTTLGMIAVVTARGCADDLFMVIPAEEVARIEDARVRPALPGSTGS